In a single window of the Agromyces sp. H17E-10 genome:
- a CDS encoding alpha/beta hydrolase family protein, with amino-acid sequence MAKRSTGLRVLGTTVAAVGIVAGAIAVVTAVATAFATVVFARKVVTPQAKRDDDVRIVGVDLAAGRITLAASDESRMHGRYGLWFEGDSGHARLADVDEERGGVVIRGIDAVDYGRLDRARRGRIDGWYFLGPWELDLPYRDVVVQTPLGPAPAWSVPAAAPTDRWVVQVHGRGAKRHEALRAVPPVHEAGWNSLLISYRNDGEAPESADRRYGLGGTEWEDVVAAVRFATARGAREIVLMGWSMGGMIALQAVLRSEEAREHLVGVVLDSPAVDWVDILRFQGTALGLPAGLGDLVAGVLGAPVGVGLTGAAAPIDLVALDLVARSGELATPMLLMHSTDDGFVPIDGSRRLAASRPDLVQFEEFTGARHTKLWNHDPERWTRLITAWLATRSGGAPADAAGEGDAEIVG; translated from the coding sequence ATGGCGAAGCGGAGCACGGGACTGCGCGTCCTCGGCACGACGGTCGCAGCCGTGGGGATCGTTGCCGGCGCGATCGCCGTCGTCACCGCCGTCGCGACCGCGTTCGCCACGGTCGTCTTCGCCCGGAAGGTGGTCACCCCCCAGGCGAAACGTGACGACGACGTGCGGATCGTCGGCGTCGACCTCGCCGCCGGCCGCATCACGCTCGCGGCGAGCGACGAGTCGCGGATGCACGGCCGCTACGGGCTCTGGTTCGAAGGCGACAGCGGTCACGCCCGCCTCGCCGACGTCGACGAGGAGCGAGGCGGTGTCGTGATCCGCGGCATCGACGCCGTCGACTACGGTCGTCTCGATCGGGCACGGCGAGGGCGCATCGACGGGTGGTACTTCCTCGGCCCCTGGGAGCTCGACCTGCCGTACCGCGACGTCGTCGTGCAGACCCCGCTCGGCCCGGCGCCCGCCTGGTCGGTGCCCGCCGCCGCTCCGACCGACCGATGGGTGGTGCAGGTGCACGGCCGCGGCGCGAAGCGCCACGAGGCGCTGCGGGCGGTGCCGCCCGTTCACGAGGCGGGCTGGAACAGTCTCCTCATCTCCTACCGGAACGACGGCGAGGCACCCGAGAGCGCCGACCGCCGCTACGGCCTCGGCGGCACCGAGTGGGAGGACGTCGTCGCGGCGGTGCGGTTCGCGACCGCGCGCGGCGCCCGCGAGATCGTGCTCATGGGCTGGTCGATGGGCGGCATGATCGCACTGCAGGCGGTGCTGCGCTCCGAGGAGGCGCGCGAGCACCTCGTCGGCGTCGTCCTCGACTCGCCCGCGGTCGACTGGGTCGACATCCTCCGCTTCCAGGGGACGGCGCTCGGCCTTCCGGCCGGCCTCGGCGACCTCGTGGCGGGCGTCCTCGGGGCGCCCGTGGGCGTCGGCCTCACCGGGGCCGCAGCGCCGATCGACCTCGTCGCACTCGACCTCGTGGCCCGATCGGGGGAGCTGGCGACGCCGATGCTGCTCATGCACAGCACCGATGACGGGTTCGTGCCCATCGACGGGTCGCGCCGGCTCGCGGCATCCCGCCCCGATCTCGTGCAGTTCGAGGAGTTCACCGGCGCCCGTCACACGAAGCTGTGGAACCACGATCCCGAACGCTGGACGCGACTGATCACGGCGTGGCTCGCGACGCGATCGGGTGGCGCACCGGCCGATGCCGCCGGCGAGGGCGACGCGGAGATCGTCGGCTGA
- a CDS encoding SufE family protein — protein MEPTTLPTALAEIRDDFLALGVRDRLQLLLEFSNELPELPERYADHPDLLERVVECQSPVYIFVEVQDGIVHLFATAPAESPTTRGFASILVQGLAGLTVQEVLDIPADYPQSLGLGEAVSPLRVRGMTGMLARAKRQLRERVAA, from the coding sequence ATGGAACCGACGACCCTGCCCACCGCCCTCGCCGAGATCCGCGACGACTTCCTCGCCCTCGGCGTGCGCGACCGGCTGCAGCTGCTGCTCGAGTTCTCGAACGAGCTGCCCGAGCTGCCCGAGCGCTACGCCGACCACCCCGACCTGCTGGAGCGGGTCGTCGAGTGCCAGTCGCCGGTCTACATCTTCGTCGAGGTGCAGGACGGCATCGTGCACCTGTTCGCGACCGCCCCGGCCGAGTCGCCGACGACGCGCGGGTTCGCCTCGATCCTCGTGCAGGGCCTCGCGGGACTCACCGTGCAGGAGGTCCTCGACATCCCCGCCGACTATCCCCAGTCGCTCGGGCTCGGCGAGGCCGTCTCCCCGCTGCGGGTGCGCGGCATGACCGGCATGCTCGCGCGGGCCAAGCGTCAGCTCCGCGAGCGCGTCGCGGCCTGA
- a CDS encoding sulfurtransferase: MSAEFDSAAKFAEYAHPERLVSTDWLAEHLGEPGLVVVESDEDVLLYETGHIPGAVKIDWHLDLNDPVVRDYVDAERFAELLGSRGIARDTTVVIYGDKNNWWAAYALWVFTLFGHEDVRLLDGGRDLWIAEGREITTAVPDVAPVEYPVVERDDRAVRAFKDDVLAHLGQSPTGRALIDVRSPEEYTGERTTAPAYPEEGALRAGHIPTAASVPWARAAAADGTFKTRAELDAIYRDEVGLADGDDIVAYCRIGERSSHTWFVLQHLLGFENVRNYDGSWTEWGSAVRVPIVTGAERGEVPGR; encoded by the coding sequence ATGTCCGCCGAGTTCGACTCCGCCGCGAAGTTCGCCGAGTACGCCCACCCCGAGCGCCTCGTCTCGACCGACTGGCTGGCCGAACACCTCGGCGAACCGGGCCTCGTCGTGGTCGAGTCCGACGAGGACGTCCTGCTGTACGAGACGGGTCACATCCCCGGCGCCGTGAAGATCGACTGGCACCTCGACCTCAACGACCCCGTCGTGCGCGACTACGTCGACGCCGAGCGGTTCGCCGAGCTCCTCGGGTCGCGCGGCATCGCACGCGACACGACCGTCGTGATCTACGGCGACAAGAACAACTGGTGGGCGGCGTACGCGCTCTGGGTGTTCACCCTGTTCGGCCACGAGGACGTGCGTCTGCTCGACGGCGGCCGCGACCTCTGGATCGCGGAGGGCCGCGAGATCACGACCGCCGTTCCCGACGTCGCGCCCGTGGAGTACCCGGTCGTCGAGCGCGACGACCGCGCGGTGCGGGCCTTCAAGGACGACGTGCTCGCGCACCTCGGGCAGTCGCCGACCGGGAGGGCGCTCATCGACGTGCGCTCGCCCGAGGAGTACACGGGCGAGCGCACCACGGCGCCCGCCTACCCCGAGGAGGGCGCGCTTCGAGCGGGCCACATCCCGACCGCGGCATCCGTGCCGTGGGCCCGTGCCGCGGCGGCCGACGGCACCTTCAAGACCCGCGCCGAGCTCGACGCGATCTACCGCGACGAGGTCGGCCTCGCCGACGGCGACGACATCGTCGCGTACTGCCGTATCGGCGAGCGGTCGAGCCACACCTGGTTCGTGCTGCAGCACCTCCTCGGGTTCGAGAACGTGCGCAACTACGACGGCTCGTGGACCGAGTGGGGCAGCGCCGTGCGCGTGCCGATCGTGACCGGCGCCGAGCGCGGCGAGGTGCCCGGCCGCTGA
- the zapE gene encoding cell division protein ZapE — protein MTTASSPAPIRLVDRNPSISGAEIAAELVPPPQFEHASFESYRPDPDFPSQQAALDRLNQFAGAWRAAQRPGGFFSRKRPARIELPGVYLDGGFGVGKTHLLASLWHVAHGPKYFGTFIEYTALVGALGYAQAVELLRGAKLICIDEFELDDPGDTMLMTRFLGELMAGGTRVAATSNTPPNALGEGRFAAADFLREIHALSSNFETLRIDGLDYRRRDTEGHAVDAGDDEAVRRTVDALASRGHRVSLDGFDELIAHLATVHPSKYVRLVEGLDAIALTGAHELHDQNAALRLVAFIDRVYDAEVPVIASGIPLDEVFDAEMMAGGYRKKYLRSMSRMIALTSGELPPHD, from the coding sequence ATGACCACGGCCTCCAGCCCGGCACCCATCCGTCTCGTCGATCGCAATCCATCGATCTCGGGGGCCGAGATCGCGGCCGAGCTCGTGCCGCCGCCGCAGTTCGAGCACGCGTCGTTCGAGTCGTACCGTCCCGACCCCGACTTCCCCTCGCAGCAGGCCGCCCTCGACCGGCTCAACCAGTTCGCGGGAGCCTGGCGAGCGGCCCAGCGTCCGGGCGGATTCTTCTCACGCAAGCGCCCCGCGCGCATCGAGCTGCCGGGCGTGTACCTCGACGGCGGCTTCGGTGTCGGCAAGACCCACCTGCTGGCCTCGCTGTGGCACGTCGCGCACGGGCCGAAGTACTTCGGCACGTTCATCGAGTACACGGCGCTCGTCGGTGCGCTCGGGTACGCGCAGGCGGTCGAGCTGCTTCGCGGTGCCAAGCTCATCTGCATCGACGAGTTCGAGCTCGACGACCCGGGCGACACGATGCTCATGACCCGATTCCTGGGCGAGCTCATGGCCGGCGGCACGCGCGTCGCCGCGACGAGCAACACGCCGCCGAACGCACTCGGCGAGGGGCGCTTCGCGGCCGCCGACTTCCTCCGCGAGATCCACGCGCTCTCGTCGAACTTCGAGACGCTGCGCATCGACGGACTCGACTACCGCCGGCGCGACACCGAGGGCCACGCGGTCGACGCGGGCGACGACGAAGCGGTGCGACGCACCGTCGACGCGCTCGCCTCGCGAGGGCATCGGGTGTCGCTCGACGGCTTCGACGAGCTCATCGCCCACCTCGCGACGGTGCACCCGTCGAAGTACGTGCGCCTCGTCGAGGGACTCGACGCCATCGCCCTCACCGGCGCCCACGAACTGCACGACCAGAACGCGGCGCTGCGCCTCGTCGCCTTCATCGACCGCGTCTACGACGCCGAGGTGCCGGTCATCGCGAGCGGCATCCCGCTCGACGAGGTCTTCGACGCCGAGATGATGGCCGGCGGCTACCGCAAGAAGTACCTCCGCTCGATGAGCCGCATGATCGCGCTCACCTCGGGCGAGCTGCCGCCGCACGACTGA
- a CDS encoding ammonium transporter, whose product MDQGNTAFLLISAALVLLMTPGLAFFYGGLVKAKSVISMMMMSFGAMGLIGVLWVLYGYAIAFPGSEGLVPPWSIDWSAIGLESLLETPEGAAYPPLAFVAFQATFAILTVALISGAIADRAKFGGWMVFAGIWATIVYFPVASWVFNFGLADDGSFAYGGWITYGLQEVFGVGAIDFAGGTAVHINAGAAALALALVLGKRVGFSKGAHVPHNPPFVLLGAGLLWFGWFGFNAGSELAADNTSSLAFVNTIAAPAAALLAWLLVEKIKDGKPTSVGAASGAVAGLVAITPACASLTPIWAIVLGLVAGAVCALAIDLKFKFGFDDSLDVVGIHLVGGLIGTLYLGIFANGTGLIYSGNLTQLAVQAIAAVSVLVYSFVLTYGIGTLIQKTMGFRVKNEDEIAGIDTVVHGEDAYKLETV is encoded by the coding sequence ATGGATCAAGGCAACACCGCGTTCCTGTTGATCTCGGCGGCACTGGTGCTGCTGATGACGCCGGGGCTCGCGTTCTTCTACGGCGGCCTCGTCAAGGCGAAGAGCGTCATCAGCATGATGATGATGAGCTTCGGCGCGATGGGTCTCATCGGCGTGCTGTGGGTGCTCTACGGCTACGCCATCGCCTTCCCCGGCTCGGAGGGCCTCGTGCCGCCGTGGTCGATCGACTGGTCGGCGATCGGGCTCGAGAGCCTGCTCGAGACCCCCGAGGGCGCCGCGTACCCGCCGCTCGCGTTCGTGGCGTTCCAGGCGACCTTCGCGATCCTGACGGTCGCGCTCATCTCGGGCGCGATCGCCGACCGGGCGAAGTTCGGCGGCTGGATGGTGTTCGCGGGCATCTGGGCGACGATCGTCTACTTCCCGGTCGCGAGCTGGGTGTTCAACTTCGGCCTCGCCGACGATGGCAGCTTCGCGTACGGCGGCTGGATCACCTACGGCCTGCAGGAGGTCTTCGGCGTCGGTGCGATCGACTTCGCGGGCGGCACGGCCGTGCACATCAACGCCGGCGCGGCGGCGCTCGCCCTCGCGCTCGTGCTCGGCAAGCGGGTCGGCTTCTCCAAGGGCGCCCACGTGCCGCACAACCCGCCGTTCGTGCTGCTCGGCGCCGGTCTCCTGTGGTTCGGCTGGTTCGGCTTCAACGCGGGATCGGAGCTCGCCGCGGACAACACGTCGTCCCTCGCCTTCGTGAACACCATCGCCGCGCCGGCCGCGGCCCTGCTCGCCTGGCTCCTCGTCGAGAAGATCAAGGACGGCAAGCCGACCTCGGTCGGCGCCGCGTCGGGCGCCGTGGCCGGTCTCGTCGCGATCACGCCCGCGTGCGCTTCGCTGACGCCGATCTGGGCCATCGTGCTCGGCCTCGTCGCCGGTGCCGTGTGCGCCCTCGCGATCGACCTGAAGTTCAAGTTCGGCTTCGACGACTCGCTCGATGTCGTGGGCATCCACCTCGTGGGCGGCCTCATCGGCACGCTGTACCTCGGCATCTTCGCGAACGGCACCGGGCTCATCTACAGCGGCAACCTGACGCAGCTGGCTGTGCAGGCGATCGCCGCCGTCTCGGTGCTCGTGTACTCGTTCGTGCTCACCTACGGCATCGGCACGCTCATCCAGAAGACGATGGGCTTCCGCGTCAAGAACGAGGACGAGATCGCCGGCATCGACACCGTCGTGCACGGTGAGGACGCGTACAAGCTCGAGACCGTCTGA
- a CDS encoding type II toxin-antitoxin system PemK/MazF family toxin translates to MTDTGRLRTAVGRFLRAFTSGSARTAASRTAALSTRDAAPAPFSPDEVSPGQSGPDATVEIDPGRLRDVRLGYAPSHDGEPDPGEVVWTWVPYEERDGRGKDRPVVIVAASGTGDFLAVQLTSKAHDGDRDYVALGEGAWDAEGRPSWAKTDRVFRVRTGGMRREAASLDAERYGLVADALGRRYGWR, encoded by the coding sequence GTGACTGACACCGGCCGCCTCCGCACCGCCGTCGGCCGCTTCTTGCGGGCGTTCACCTCGGGCAGCGCTCGCACGGCGGCGAGCCGCACGGCGGCCCTTTCGACTCGGGATGCCGCGCCGGCGCCCTTCTCTCCCGACGAGGTCTCGCCGGGGCAGTCGGGCCCGGATGCGACCGTCGAGATCGACCCGGGCCGCCTGCGCGACGTCCGGCTGGGCTATGCCCCGAGCCACGACGGCGAGCCCGACCCCGGGGAGGTCGTCTGGACGTGGGTGCCGTACGAGGAGCGCGACGGGCGCGGCAAGGACCGTCCGGTCGTGATCGTCGCCGCTTCGGGCACCGGGGACTTCCTGGCGGTACAGCTCACGAGCAAGGCGCACGACGGCGATCGCGACTACGTGGCGCTCGGAGAGGGGGCCTGGGACGCCGAGGGCCGCCCGAGCTGGGCGAAGACCGATCGGGTGTTCCGCGTGCGTACCGGCGGCATGCGCCGCGAGGCGGCCTCGCTCGACGCCGAACGCTACGGACTCGTCGCCGACGCCCTCGGACGTCGCTACGGCTGGCGCTGA
- a CDS encoding glycosyl hydrolase family 28-related protein encodes MPLRSPTRFTRSAAASALVLAVFASVLLAAPATAAAAKPAPPATPHVTRAALEPVLVAGRGADVAFLEQEAEHATTTGTVLAPSRDAYTLAAEASGRSAVQLAPGQYVEFTLPARANALTVRYSVPDAPGGGGIESPLEVTVNGRQSHTMMLTSEYSWLYNQYPFTNDPEAGLLHPDWWITECGCVPGEGYEVQKPFRPMHFYDEQRLLLPKTYRAGDVLRLTAPAGATAALTTIDLVDTEYVEPPVRRPRAANVLAFGADPTGRRDAAGAIERAIEFAKRTGTSVYLPPGTFRVDRHIVVDDVTVEGAGNWYTIVAGSEIALDEPAADGSVHTGVGFYGRDAADGGSSNVHLSGFTIRGDVAERIDTDQVNGVGGAMNDSTIEGLYIEHTKVGMWFDGPMDGLVVRDNVIVDQIADGLNLHRGVTNSVVEGNFIRNTGDDALAMWSEGIANAGNTFTRNTVQTPTLANGIAVYGGADNTITGNLVADPIREGSGIHVGARFGAEPFTGSLEIGDNTTVRAGTYELNWNIGLGAIWFFALDRSIDGAEITVTGDHYLDSTYNAIMLVTDWPVKDRHGIERVAFSDVRIDGTGTSVLSARTAGEASFANVDARNVGAVGINNCGAFNFPPTGSEFSVIDLGGNDGGGTTGPWLAPWELPNTITCDDRPPRVAPPAPSAW; translated from the coding sequence ATGCCCCTCCGCTCCCCCACCCGTTTCACGCGATCGGCCGCCGCGTCGGCCCTCGTGCTCGCCGTCTTCGCGTCGGTCCTGCTCGCCGCACCCGCGACGGCCGCCGCCGCGAAGCCGGCCCCGCCGGCGACCCCGCACGTCACTCGAGCCGCGCTCGAGCCGGTACTCGTCGCCGGCCGCGGCGCCGACGTCGCCTTCCTCGAGCAGGAGGCGGAGCACGCGACGACGACCGGAACCGTGCTGGCGCCGAGCCGCGATGCGTACACGCTCGCCGCCGAGGCCTCCGGCCGCTCGGCGGTGCAGCTCGCGCCCGGCCAGTACGTCGAGTTCACGCTTCCCGCGCGCGCGAACGCGCTCACGGTGCGCTACTCCGTTCCCGACGCCCCGGGCGGCGGCGGAATCGAGTCTCCGCTCGAGGTGACGGTGAACGGCCGTCAGTCGCACACGATGATGCTGACGAGCGAATACTCATGGCTGTACAACCAGTACCCGTTCACGAACGACCCGGAAGCGGGCCTCCTGCACCCCGACTGGTGGATCACCGAGTGCGGCTGCGTGCCCGGCGAGGGGTACGAGGTGCAGAAGCCGTTCCGTCCGATGCACTTCTACGACGAGCAACGCCTCCTGCTGCCGAAGACGTATCGGGCCGGCGACGTCCTCCGACTCACGGCACCGGCCGGCGCGACCGCGGCGCTCACGACGATCGATCTCGTCGACACCGAGTACGTCGAACCTCCGGTCCGCCGGCCGCGGGCGGCGAACGTGCTCGCCTTCGGGGCCGACCCGACCGGACGTCGAGACGCAGCCGGCGCGATCGAACGCGCGATCGAGTTCGCGAAGCGCACCGGCACGTCGGTCTACCTGCCGCCCGGCACCTTCCGGGTCGACCGCCACATCGTCGTCGACGACGTCACCGTCGAGGGCGCCGGCAACTGGTACACGATCGTCGCCGGATCGGAGATCGCGCTCGACGAGCCCGCCGCCGACGGCTCGGTGCACACCGGGGTCGGCTTCTACGGTCGGGATGCCGCGGACGGGGGCAGCTCGAACGTGCACCTGTCGGGCTTCACGATCCGCGGCGACGTCGCGGAGCGCATCGACACCGATCAGGTCAACGGCGTCGGCGGTGCGATGAACGACTCGACGATCGAAGGCCTCTACATCGAGCACACGAAGGTCGGCATGTGGTTCGACGGGCCGATGGACGGCCTCGTCGTGCGCGACAACGTCATCGTCGACCAGATCGCCGACGGCCTGAACCTCCACCGCGGGGTCACGAACTCGGTCGTCGAGGGCAACTTCATCCGCAACACGGGCGACGACGCCCTCGCGATGTGGTCGGAGGGCATCGCGAACGCCGGCAACACGTTCACCCGCAACACGGTGCAGACGCCGACCCTCGCCAACGGCATCGCCGTCTACGGCGGAGCCGACAACACCATCACCGGCAACCTCGTCGCCGACCCGATCCGCGAGGGCAGCGGCATCCACGTCGGAGCCCGTTTCGGCGCCGAGCCGTTCACCGGAAGCCTCGAGATCGGCGACAACACGACCGTCCGCGCCGGTACCTACGAGCTGAACTGGAACATCGGACTCGGGGCGATCTGGTTCTTCGCGCTCGACCGCTCGATCGACGGCGCCGAGATCACGGTGACGGGCGATCACTACCTCGACAGCACCTACAACGCGATCATGCTCGTCACCGACTGGCCCGTGAAGGATCGGCATGGCATCGAGCGGGTCGCGTTCAGCGACGTGCGGATCGACGGAACGGGAACGTCCGTCCTCAGCGCCCGTACGGCGGGCGAGGCGTCGTTCGCGAACGTCGACGCCCGCAACGTCGGGGCGGTGGGCATCAACAACTGCGGGGCGTTCAACTTCCCGCCGACGGGCTCGGAATTCTCGGTGATCGACCTCGGCGGCAACGACGGCGGCGGCACGACGGGACCCTGGCTCGCGCCCTGGGAGCTGCCGAACACCATCACGTGCGACGACCGGCCGCCGCGCGTCGCTCCGCCCGCGCCGAGCGCCTGGTAA
- the thrS gene encoding threonine--tRNA ligase, with product MRVNGELKDLATTVTDADVVEPVTIDSPDGLNILRHSTAHVLAQAVQNVNPEAKLGIGPPVTDGFYYDFDVAEAFSTDDLKALDKEMARIIRAGQRFVRRVVTDDEARAELAHEPYKLELIGLKGSASAGGDNENVEVGAGELTIYDNVDPKTGEVAWKDLCRGPHLPNTRMIGNGWALQRVAGAYWRGSEKNPQLQRIYGTAWPTKDELRAYQHRLEEAAKRDHRKLGKELDLFSFPDEIGSGLSVWHPKGGIVRGEMEQHARRRHIAGGYTYVYTPHISKEDLFLQSNHLVTYREGMFPPIVMDEERDAEGNVTKQGQDYYLKPMNCPMHILIYKERARSYRDLPMRLAENGTVYRNELSGALHGLTRVRGFTQDDSHLFVTPEQLEEEATRVLEFVISMLRDFGLEDFELELSMRDDEKSKWIGSDEFWEYSTNALRNVAVASGLKLTEVPGEAAFYGPKIDLKTRDAIGRTWQLSTVQVDPNLPERFELEYMGPDGEKHRPIMIHRALFGSIERFFAILLEHYAGVFPVWLAPVQVVGIPVADEYAPYLGAIIEQLKGFGVRADLDVSDDRMQKKIRTHTTQKVPFQLIAGDNDRSGETVSFRFRDGTQENGVPIDRAIELVRESIADHRQVTTRDDLFS from the coding sequence ATGCGCGTCAACGGCGAGCTCAAGGACCTCGCCACGACGGTGACGGACGCCGACGTCGTCGAGCCCGTGACCATCGACTCGCCCGACGGGCTGAACATCCTGCGCCACTCGACCGCGCACGTGCTCGCGCAGGCGGTGCAGAACGTGAACCCCGAGGCCAAGCTCGGCATCGGCCCGCCCGTCACCGACGGCTTCTATTACGACTTCGACGTCGCCGAGGCGTTCTCGACCGACGACCTGAAGGCGCTCGACAAGGAGATGGCGCGCATCATCCGCGCCGGCCAGCGCTTCGTGCGTCGCGTCGTCACCGACGACGAGGCGCGCGCCGAACTCGCCCACGAGCCGTACAAGCTCGAGCTGATCGGCCTCAAGGGCAGCGCCTCGGCCGGTGGCGACAACGAGAACGTCGAGGTCGGCGCGGGCGAGCTGACGATCTACGACAACGTCGACCCCAAGACCGGCGAGGTCGCCTGGAAGGACCTCTGCCGCGGGCCGCACCTGCCGAACACCCGCATGATCGGCAACGGCTGGGCGCTGCAGCGCGTCGCCGGAGCATACTGGCGCGGCAGCGAGAAGAACCCCCAGCTGCAGCGCATCTACGGCACCGCCTGGCCGACGAAGGACGAGCTGCGCGCCTACCAGCACCGGCTCGAGGAGGCCGCCAAGCGCGACCACCGCAAGCTCGGCAAGGAGCTCGACCTGTTCAGCTTCCCCGACGAGATCGGCTCGGGCCTGTCGGTCTGGCACCCCAAGGGCGGCATCGTGCGCGGCGAGATGGAGCAGCACGCGCGCCGGCGCCACATCGCGGGCGGCTACACCTACGTGTACACGCCGCACATCTCGAAGGAGGACCTCTTCCTCCAGTCGAACCACCTCGTCACCTACCGCGAGGGCATGTTCCCGCCGATCGTCATGGACGAGGAGCGCGACGCCGAGGGCAATGTCACCAAGCAGGGCCAGGACTACTACCTGAAGCCCATGAACTGCCCGATGCACATCCTCATCTACAAGGAGCGCGCGCGCAGCTACCGCGACCTGCCGATGCGGCTCGCCGAGAACGGCACGGTCTACCGCAACGAGCTCTCGGGGGCGTTGCACGGCCTCACCCGCGTGCGCGGCTTCACCCAGGACGACTCGCACCTCTTCGTCACCCCCGAGCAGCTCGAGGAGGAGGCGACCCGGGTGCTCGAGTTCGTCATCTCGATGCTGCGCGACTTCGGCCTCGAGGACTTCGAGCTCGAGCTGTCGATGCGCGACGACGAGAAGTCGAAGTGGATCGGCAGCGACGAGTTCTGGGAGTACTCGACGAACGCGCTGCGCAACGTCGCGGTCGCGAGCGGGCTGAAGCTCACCGAGGTGCCCGGCGAGGCGGCCTTCTACGGCCCGAAGATCGACCTCAAGACCCGTGACGCGATCGGCCGCACCTGGCAGCTCTCAACCGTGCAGGTCGACCCCAACCTGCCCGAGCGCTTCGAGCTCGAGTACATGGGGCCCGACGGCGAGAAGCACCGGCCGATCATGATCCACCGGGCGCTGTTCGGCTCGATCGAGCGGTTCTTCGCGATCCTGCTCGAGCACTACGCGGGCGTCTTCCCGGTGTGGCTCGCGCCCGTGCAGGTCGTCGGCATCCCCGTCGCCGACGAGTACGCGCCCTACCTCGGTGCGATCATCGAGCAGCTGAAGGGCTTCGGCGTGCGTGCAGACCTCGACGTGAGCGACGACCGCATGCAGAAGAAGATCCGCACGCACACGACGCAGAAGGTGCCGTTCCAGCTCATCGCGGGCGACAACGACCGCTCGGGCGAGACGGTGAGCTTCCGGTTCCGCGACGGCACGCAGGAGAACGGCGTGCCGATCGATCGGGCGATCGAGCTCGTGCGGGAGTCGATCGCCGATCACCGGCAGGTGACGACCCGCGACGACCTGTTCTCATGA
- a CDS encoding HIT family protein yields MTSYERDEFDGVPTDSSADLAGVPDAFQRLWTPHRLVYIQQGQQPDEHTCPFCRAPEMSDEQSLIVARGEHAYVLLNLFPYNSGHLLVCPYRHIATYDEASADEVAEIGALTQTAMRVVKQVSRCDGFNIGMNQGRIAGAGIAEHLHQHIVPRWALDSNFFPIIAGTKALPRLLGEVRQEIADGWPA; encoded by the coding sequence ATGACCAGCTACGAGCGCGACGAGTTCGACGGGGTCCCCACGGACTCCTCGGCCGACCTGGCTGGTGTCCCCGATGCGTTCCAGCGGCTCTGGACGCCGCACCGGCTCGTCTACATCCAGCAGGGGCAGCAGCCCGACGAGCACACGTGCCCGTTCTGCCGTGCGCCCGAGATGAGCGACGAGCAGTCGCTCATCGTGGCGCGGGGCGAGCACGCGTACGTGCTGCTCAACCTCTTTCCGTACAACTCGGGGCACCTGCTCGTCTGCCCGTACCGCCACATCGCGACTTACGACGAGGCGAGCGCCGACGAGGTCGCCGAGATCGGCGCCCTCACGCAGACGGCGATGCGCGTCGTGAAGCAGGTGTCGAGGTGCGACGGGTTCAACATCGGCATGAACCAGGGGCGCATCGCCGGCGCCGGCATCGCCGAGCACCTGCACCAGCACATCGTGCCGCGCTGGGCGCTCGATTCGAACTTCTTCCCGATCATCGCGGGCACGAAGGCACTGCCGCGGCTGCTCGGCGAGGTGCGGCAGGAGATCGCCGACGGGTGGCCCGCCTGA